In Odontesthes bonariensis isolate fOdoBon6 chromosome 9, fOdoBon6.hap1, whole genome shotgun sequence, the following proteins share a genomic window:
- the arhgap32a gene encoding rho GTPase-activating protein 32 isoform X2, whose translation MEAGCVVAAVIENAASGPQGEPGSSDVLEGNVLPSTDLDKDDALPQAYNNSPPEGKQPQETSIAMVRSDDITEHPAEPLLRSCVSTASMKVKNMKKLTFPRGHFPRLAECAHFHYETVDFGNVQLAFAEGQNDGPKAGLDSKELVFLVQITCQGRSWLVTRSYEDFRVLDKHLHLCIYDRRYSQLTELPRFNTLLDTVESVTTMLATYLSRFSAIADNKINCGPVLTWMEIDNKGNHLLVSEEASINVPAIAAAHVTKRYMAQATDELTFEVGDIVSVIDMPPKEDTGWWRGKHGFQVGFFPCDCVELINDKIPPSVQNSVPKPVCKKHGKLVTFLRSFMKSRPPPQKLRQRGILRERVFGCDLGEHLHNSGHEVPQVVKSCADFIEKNGVVDGIYRLSGISSNIQKLRHEFDSEQIPDLSRDVFQQDIHSVGSLCKLYFRELPNPLLTYQLYDRFSEAVSAATDEERLVKIHNVIQQLPPPHYRTLEFLMRHLSCLATFSSITNMHTKNLAIVWAPNLLRSRQIESACFSGTAAFMEVRIQSVVVEFILNNTETLFSSKLNAVIRESTGNNTLSRPKSLMVCSPSTKLLSLEEAQARTQAQLGSPATTPCLTHSDYIEVGEGPEALLGKFHTVIEIPMESKRLPAKAKRSPVGNWLSFFHLGKSHSVSKRKLKRHPSEPNEIKSIALPGGRGDSGTLRSTKSEESLTSLQNLQGEPPTYRPLRPRSTSEAISAISRDVVHYSRSKDERRTHDVNKNHDDVNRVRTAACVASPHPEDDLDLFPPAAGISTLDFDPMSFQCSPSSATPVLQHSKDGNKWRRNVGCSSESDAISSPNKNISCSHSPDVSPVLGKGGKKVTSKQLSPKLRKKSVRLQADVQSASASLPTVPSPSPQVDKCEASVADGKEPRASFQHCSPLSTASQASAITELSQSAQNLPDPGTDRLMSSVSVLPPHPPLTSAARKLALALAESAHKASRGSQRRSNAPLHPLQRQEAPHPHDRLQRPSVLDLKVHPQEFCGPHVSSVSQWQTSVHSPLETHCCPHPVHFLPSHLCSESLQVTDGQESVCNFTPNVSPLGSGSLDEGSAEGRHHREEKEPGNITQEEHTYQSVGVSTPSQPICSAQSPSTSPIYANTDSVDVFNFRAVLAESSMPSSIEEVFPRPLQTCVAHNYSPGEDGPLGMAENVYSNRHHHHRSINAGRLPASHCPRPNALPLHLSGPKGLYRQSSESRYNSLGLRPPLSPQYKRYHKDEHLISHFHRQQGQWERSEDRVVGHPAIRRARSFHAPQISHYELAETQVQPPDTMFYFEQKTRQEAPYQRLIQTGLQPVRQHFENTRAEYNYSPYSDMNPVDGSRYFVDPCRQSGIHRSQSYTIRSTRERGQSDYYNYSPHRAPPVNRELYVESRDTVVYEARDAGVFERVVYQPVKQENKSRHKNTCQAVSPCESPVSPTDSRSRDIMHTRSKSDPGNAKLLSAGKTEIQNVVVTSPTSARSQQADLEVTRLHCAHRSGADSGPTRRIRIKEGSSRQPPLRKVPSLPERTCPKFKNIEHNDRSHRRGHDQDRLMMTNAADSYSGVVKPSILRRPGRSQSTREHRHYYHHNTKSPQDPEHLESFSTQPNRRTQSTKVRPTQHDHMEGYYAAPRPKPTISSKAVAGYLPGQSCMSPRGQRLLSKALGHEAFYHAALRSEAGVYE comes from the exons ATGGAGGCTGGATGTGTGGTTGCCGCGGTGATTGAGAATGCTGCCTCAGGACCCCAGGGAGAACCAGGAAGTAGTGACGTCCTTGAGGG GAATGTGCTACCATCCACTGACCTGGACAAAGACGATGCCTTACCTCAAGCTTATAATAACAGTCCTCCAGAAGGGAAGCAGCCACAGGAGACATCCATTGCCATg GTGAggagtgatgacatcacagaacATCCAGCCGAGCCCCTTTTGCGCTCCTGCGTCAGCACAGCCAGCATGAAGGTCAAGAACATGAAGAA gTTAACGTTCCCCAGAGGTCACTTCCCTAGACTGGCAGAGTGTGCTCATTTCCACTATGAGACTGTTGATTTTGGCAACGTTCAG TTGGCCTTCGCAGAGGGGCAGAATGATGGACCGAAGGCTGGTCTGGACTCCAAAGAACTGGTCTTTCTAGTCCAGATCACTTGCCAG GGTCGAAGCTGGCTGGTGACGAGATCTTATGAAGACTTTCGTGTGCTGGACAAACACCTGCACTTGTGTATCTATGACCGCCGTTACTCCCAGCTCACCGAGCTGCCACGATTCAACACGTTACTGGACACTGTTGAG TCAGTAACCACGATGTTGGCAACCTACCTGTCCCGCTTCTCTGCCATCGCTGACAACAAGATCAACTGTGGTCCAGTACTAACGTGGATGGAG atcGACAACAAAGGGAATCATCTGCTGGTGTCTGAAGAAGCTTCCATCAATGTCCCCGCCATCGCTGCTGCCCACGTTACCAAACGTTACATGGCTCAGGCCACAGACGAGTTAACCTTTGAG GTGGGGGACATTGTGTCGGTCATTGACATGCCTCCTAAAGAAGACACAGGCTGGTGGAGAGGGAAACATGGCTTTCAG GTTGGCTTCTTCCCCTGCGACTGTGTTGAGCTGATAAATGACAAGATTCCCCCCAGCGTTCAAAACTCTGTGCCGAAGCCAG TGTGTAAGAAGCACGGAAAGCTTGTAACGTTCCTGAGGTCTTTTATGAAGTCTCGGCCACCGCCACAGAAGCTCCGCCAGCGTGGTATCCTCCGAGAAAGAGTGTTTGGCTGCGACCTCGGGGAGCATCTCCATAACTCAGGACATGAGG TCCCACAGGTGGTTAAGAGTTGTGCTGACTTCATTGAGAAGAATGGGGTCGTGGACGGTATTTACAGACTCTCAGGGATCTCCTCCAACATTCAGAAACTGAG GCACGAATTTGACTCTGAACAGATCCCAGACCTGAGCAGAGATGTCTTCCAACAGGATATCCATTCAGTTGGCTCCCTTTGCAAGCTGTACTTCAGAGAGCTGCCCAACCCTCTGCTCACCTACCAGCTCTACGACAGATTCTCA GAGGCCGTGTCTGCAGCCACTGATGAGGAGAGGCTGGTTAAAATCCACAATGTCATCCAGCAGTTGCCTCCTCCGCATTACAG GACTCTGGAGTTCCTCATGAGGCACCTCTCCTGCTTGGCCACTTTCAGCTCCATCACTAACATGCATACAAAAAACCTTGCCATTGTCTGGGCACCGAACCTCCTCAG GTCCAGACAGATAGAGTCGGCCTGTTTTAGCGGCACAGCAGCGTTCATGGAAGTGCGTATCCAATCAGTGGTGGTGGAATTTATCCTCAACAACACTGAGACTCTCTTCAGCTCAAAACTCAATGCTGTCATAAGAGAAAGCACAG GAAACAACACCTTATCCAGACCAAAGTCCTTGATGGTCTGCTCCCCGTCTACAAAGTTGCTGTCTTTAGAGGAGGCCCAGGCTCGTACTCAGGCACAGCTCGGCTCCCCAGCTACAACCCCTTGCCTTACCCACAGTGACTACATCGAGGTTGGGGAAGGACCAGAAGCTCTCCTCGGCAAGTTCCACACAGTCATCGAGATCCCAATGGAAAG CAAGCGGCTTCCTGCTAAGGCTAAGAGGTCTCCCGTGGGGAACTGGCTCTCCTTTTTTCACTTGGGCAAGTCTCACTCTGTGTCCAAACGTAAATTGAAGCGACACCCCAGTGAACCCAATGAGATCAAGAGCATAGCACTGCCAG GGGGACGGGGCGATAGCGGCACATTGCGCTCGACCAAAAGCGAAGAATCTCTCACCTCTTTGCAAAATTTACAAG GGGAACCTCCGACTTACCGTCCCCTCAGACCTCGTTCGACTAGTGAGGCCATTTCTGCCATCAGTAGAGACGTCGTACACTACTCCAGAAGTAAAGACGAACGCAGAACCCACGATGTGAATAAGAATCATGATGATGTCAATCGAGTCCGCACTGCAGCATGTGTTGCCTCTCCACATCCAGAGGACGATCTTGACCTTTTCCCGCCAGCTGCAGGCATCTCTACTTTAGACTTTGACCCCATGTCTTTTCAGTGCAGCCCATCATCAGCAACTCCTGTACTGCAACACAGCAAAGATGGAAATAAGTGGAGGAGGAACGTAGGATGTTCCAGTGAATCAGACGCCATCTCCTCTCCAAACAAAAACATCAGCTGCTCACACTCTCCAGATGTCAGCCCAGTTCTCGGTAAAGGTGGGAAGAAGGTGACCTCTAAGCAGCTCTCTCCCAAACTAAGGAAAAAATCTGTTAGATTACAGGCAGATGTTCAGAGTGCATCTGCCTCTCTGCCCACTGTGCCATCTCCCTCTCCCCAAGTGGATAAGTGTGAAGCTTCAGTGGCAGATGGAAAAGAACCCAGAGCATCCTTTCAACACTGCAGCCCACTCAGCACAGCGAGTCAGGCATCAGCCATTACAGAACTCAGTCAATCTGCACAAAACCTGCCTGATCCAG GAACAGATAGACTTATGAGCTCAGTGTCTGTTCTCCCTCCTCACCCTCCCTTGACGAGTGCTGCACGGAAGTTGGCTTTGGCTCTGGCTGAATCTGCCCACAAGGCCAGCAGAGGCTCTCAAAGAAGAAGCAACGCCCCATTGCACCCTCTCCAGAGACAGGAAGCGCCTCATCCTCACGACAGACTGCAACGGCCCTCTGTTCTTGATCTCAAAGTGCACCCACAGGAGTTCTGTGGCCCTCATGTTTCCTCTGTTTCTCAGTGGCAAACTTCAGTGCACAGCCCCTTGGAGACCCACTGCTGCCCTCATCCAGTTCATTTTCTACCTTCGCACCTCTGCTCAGAGTCGCTACAGGTCACTGATGGTCAGGAAAGCGTGTGTAATTTTACCCCTAACGTCAGCCCGCTCGGTTCAGGCAGCTTGGATGAAGGCAGTGCAGAGGGGAGGCACCACAGAGAGGAAAAAGAGCCTGGAAATATCACACAAGAAGAGCACACCTATCAGAGCGTTGGTGTTTCAACACCTTCTCAGCCTATCTGCTCAGCTCAGAGCCCATCGACTTCTCCTATATATGccaacacagactctgtggaTGTTTTTAATTTTCGTGCTGTTCTCGCTGAGTCTTCGATGCCTTCCTCCATTGAGGAGGTTTTTCCACGTCCATTACAGACCTGCGTGGCTCATAACTACAGCCCAGGAGAGGACGGACCTCTAGGCATGGCTGAGAATGTCTACAGTaatcgtcatcatcatcaccgGTCAATTAATGCAGGACGACTGCCTGCATCTCACTGCCCTCGGCCCAACGCTCTGCCACTTCACCTCTCTGGGCCTAAAGGCTTGTACAGGCAGTCCTCTGAGAGCCGCTACAACTCTTTAGGATTAAGGCCCCCTTTGTCACCTCAGTACAAACGTTACCATAAAGATGAGCACCTTATCAGTCACTTTCACAGGCAACAAGGGCAGTGGGAGAGGTCAGAAGACAGAGTGGTCGGGCATCCGGCTATCCGGAGGGCTCGCTCCTTCCATGCTCCCCAAATTAGCCACTACGAGCTGGCAGAGACACAAGTCCAGCCCCCTGACACTATGTTTTATTTCGAGCAAAAAACAAGGCAGGAGGCACCCTATCAAAGGCTGATTCAAACTGGCCTTCAACCTGTACGGCAACATTTTGAGAACACACGTGCTGAATACAACTACAGCCCTTATTCAGATATGAATCCAGTAGATGGCTCACGTTATTTTGTAGATCCTTGCCGCCAAAGTGGTATCCATCGTAGTCAGTCTTACACCATCCGTTCCACAAGAGAAAGAGGACAATCAGATTACTACAACTATTCTCCACACCGTGCCCCTCCTGTGAACAGAGAGCTTTATGTAGAGAGCAGAGACACTGTTGTTTACGAAGCTAGGGATGCAGGAGTTTTTGAAAGAGTCGTATATCAACCAGTCAAGCAGGAAAATAAAtccagacacaaaaacacatgtcAGGCTGTGTCTCCCTGCGAGAGTCCAGTGTCGCCAACTGACTCAAGAAGCAGGGACATAATGCACACAAGAAGCAAGTCAGACCCTGGAAATGCCAAACTCCTCTCAGCTGGCAAAACAGAAATCCAAAATGTAGTAGTTACATCCCCAACCTCTGCAAGGTCCCAACAGGCAGACCTTGAGGTCACCAGGCTGCACTGCGCTCACCGCTCCGGTGCAGACTCAGGGCCAACTAGGAGGATTCGGATCAAAGAGGGCTCCTCGCGGCAGCCACCGCTTCGCAAAGTCCCCTCACTCCCAGAGCGAACCTGCCCAAAATTTAAGAACATCGAGCACAATGACAGAAGCCATAGACGAGGTCACGACCAGGATCGATTAATGATGACCAACGCTGCCGACAGCTACTCCGGTGTTGTGAAACCCAGCATTCTCAGGAGACCTGGGCGGTCACAGAGCACCAGAGAACATCGTCACTACTATCATCATAACACCAAATCCCCTCAGGATCCTGAACATCTGGAATCCTTTTCCACTCAGCCAAACAGAAGAACCCAGAGCACTAAAGTCAGGCCCACACAACATGACCACATGGAGGGGTATTACGCAGCACCCAGACCTAAACCCACAATATCCAGTAAAGCTGTGGCAGGATATTTACCGGGCCAGAGCTGCATGTCTCCCCGCGGCCAGAGACTGTTGTCCAAGGCTCTAGGCCATGAGGCTTTTTATCATGCTGCACTGAGATCAGAGGCTGGGGTCTACGAGTGA
- the arhgap32a gene encoding rho GTPase-activating protein 32 isoform X1, whose amino-acid sequence MEAGCVVAAVIENAASGPQGEPGSSDVLEGNVLPSTDLDKDDALPQAYNNSPPEGKQPQETSIAMVRSDDITEHPAEPLLRSCVSTASMKVKNMKKLTFPRGHFPRLAECAHFHYETVDFGNVQLAFAEGQNDGPKAGLDSKELVFLVQITCQGRSWLVTRSYEDFRVLDKHLHLCIYDRRYSQLTELPRFNTLLDTVESVTTMLATYLSRFSAIADNKINCGPVLTWMEIDNKGNHLLVSEEASINVPAIAAAHVTKRYMAQATDELTFEVGDIVSVIDMPPKEDTGWWRGKHGFQVGFFPCDCVELINDKIPPSVQNSVPKPVCKKHGKLVTFLRSFMKSRPPPQKLRQRGILRERVFGCDLGEHLHNSGHEVPQVVKSCADFIEKNGVVDGIYRLSGISSNIQKLRHEFDSEQIPDLSRDVFQQDIHSVGSLCKLYFRELPNPLLTYQLYDRFSEAVSAATDEERLVKIHNVIQQLPPPHYRTLEFLMRHLSCLATFSSITNMHTKNLAIVWAPNLLRSRQIESACFSGTAAFMEVRIQSVVVEFILNNTETLFSSKLNAVIRESTGNNTLSRPKSLMVCSPSTKLLSLEEAQARTQAQLGSPATTPCLTHSDYIEVGEGPEALLGKFHTVIEIPMESSKRLPAKAKRSPVGNWLSFFHLGKSHSVSKRKLKRHPSEPNEIKSIALPGGRGDSGTLRSTKSEESLTSLQNLQGEPPTYRPLRPRSTSEAISAISRDVVHYSRSKDERRTHDVNKNHDDVNRVRTAACVASPHPEDDLDLFPPAAGISTLDFDPMSFQCSPSSATPVLQHSKDGNKWRRNVGCSSESDAISSPNKNISCSHSPDVSPVLGKGGKKVTSKQLSPKLRKKSVRLQADVQSASASLPTVPSPSPQVDKCEASVADGKEPRASFQHCSPLSTASQASAITELSQSAQNLPDPGTDRLMSSVSVLPPHPPLTSAARKLALALAESAHKASRGSQRRSNAPLHPLQRQEAPHPHDRLQRPSVLDLKVHPQEFCGPHVSSVSQWQTSVHSPLETHCCPHPVHFLPSHLCSESLQVTDGQESVCNFTPNVSPLGSGSLDEGSAEGRHHREEKEPGNITQEEHTYQSVGVSTPSQPICSAQSPSTSPIYANTDSVDVFNFRAVLAESSMPSSIEEVFPRPLQTCVAHNYSPGEDGPLGMAENVYSNRHHHHRSINAGRLPASHCPRPNALPLHLSGPKGLYRQSSESRYNSLGLRPPLSPQYKRYHKDEHLISHFHRQQGQWERSEDRVVGHPAIRRARSFHAPQISHYELAETQVQPPDTMFYFEQKTRQEAPYQRLIQTGLQPVRQHFENTRAEYNYSPYSDMNPVDGSRYFVDPCRQSGIHRSQSYTIRSTRERGQSDYYNYSPHRAPPVNRELYVESRDTVVYEARDAGVFERVVYQPVKQENKSRHKNTCQAVSPCESPVSPTDSRSRDIMHTRSKSDPGNAKLLSAGKTEIQNVVVTSPTSARSQQADLEVTRLHCAHRSGADSGPTRRIRIKEGSSRQPPLRKVPSLPERTCPKFKNIEHNDRSHRRGHDQDRLMMTNAADSYSGVVKPSILRRPGRSQSTREHRHYYHHNTKSPQDPEHLESFSTQPNRRTQSTKVRPTQHDHMEGYYAAPRPKPTISSKAVAGYLPGQSCMSPRGQRLLSKALGHEAFYHAALRSEAGVYE is encoded by the exons ATGGAGGCTGGATGTGTGGTTGCCGCGGTGATTGAGAATGCTGCCTCAGGACCCCAGGGAGAACCAGGAAGTAGTGACGTCCTTGAGGG GAATGTGCTACCATCCACTGACCTGGACAAAGACGATGCCTTACCTCAAGCTTATAATAACAGTCCTCCAGAAGGGAAGCAGCCACAGGAGACATCCATTGCCATg GTGAggagtgatgacatcacagaacATCCAGCCGAGCCCCTTTTGCGCTCCTGCGTCAGCACAGCCAGCATGAAGGTCAAGAACATGAAGAA gTTAACGTTCCCCAGAGGTCACTTCCCTAGACTGGCAGAGTGTGCTCATTTCCACTATGAGACTGTTGATTTTGGCAACGTTCAG TTGGCCTTCGCAGAGGGGCAGAATGATGGACCGAAGGCTGGTCTGGACTCCAAAGAACTGGTCTTTCTAGTCCAGATCACTTGCCAG GGTCGAAGCTGGCTGGTGACGAGATCTTATGAAGACTTTCGTGTGCTGGACAAACACCTGCACTTGTGTATCTATGACCGCCGTTACTCCCAGCTCACCGAGCTGCCACGATTCAACACGTTACTGGACACTGTTGAG TCAGTAACCACGATGTTGGCAACCTACCTGTCCCGCTTCTCTGCCATCGCTGACAACAAGATCAACTGTGGTCCAGTACTAACGTGGATGGAG atcGACAACAAAGGGAATCATCTGCTGGTGTCTGAAGAAGCTTCCATCAATGTCCCCGCCATCGCTGCTGCCCACGTTACCAAACGTTACATGGCTCAGGCCACAGACGAGTTAACCTTTGAG GTGGGGGACATTGTGTCGGTCATTGACATGCCTCCTAAAGAAGACACAGGCTGGTGGAGAGGGAAACATGGCTTTCAG GTTGGCTTCTTCCCCTGCGACTGTGTTGAGCTGATAAATGACAAGATTCCCCCCAGCGTTCAAAACTCTGTGCCGAAGCCAG TGTGTAAGAAGCACGGAAAGCTTGTAACGTTCCTGAGGTCTTTTATGAAGTCTCGGCCACCGCCACAGAAGCTCCGCCAGCGTGGTATCCTCCGAGAAAGAGTGTTTGGCTGCGACCTCGGGGAGCATCTCCATAACTCAGGACATGAGG TCCCACAGGTGGTTAAGAGTTGTGCTGACTTCATTGAGAAGAATGGGGTCGTGGACGGTATTTACAGACTCTCAGGGATCTCCTCCAACATTCAGAAACTGAG GCACGAATTTGACTCTGAACAGATCCCAGACCTGAGCAGAGATGTCTTCCAACAGGATATCCATTCAGTTGGCTCCCTTTGCAAGCTGTACTTCAGAGAGCTGCCCAACCCTCTGCTCACCTACCAGCTCTACGACAGATTCTCA GAGGCCGTGTCTGCAGCCACTGATGAGGAGAGGCTGGTTAAAATCCACAATGTCATCCAGCAGTTGCCTCCTCCGCATTACAG GACTCTGGAGTTCCTCATGAGGCACCTCTCCTGCTTGGCCACTTTCAGCTCCATCACTAACATGCATACAAAAAACCTTGCCATTGTCTGGGCACCGAACCTCCTCAG GTCCAGACAGATAGAGTCGGCCTGTTTTAGCGGCACAGCAGCGTTCATGGAAGTGCGTATCCAATCAGTGGTGGTGGAATTTATCCTCAACAACACTGAGACTCTCTTCAGCTCAAAACTCAATGCTGTCATAAGAGAAAGCACAG GAAACAACACCTTATCCAGACCAAAGTCCTTGATGGTCTGCTCCCCGTCTACAAAGTTGCTGTCTTTAGAGGAGGCCCAGGCTCGTACTCAGGCACAGCTCGGCTCCCCAGCTACAACCCCTTGCCTTACCCACAGTGACTACATCGAGGTTGGGGAAGGACCAGAAGCTCTCCTCGGCAAGTTCCACACAGTCATCGAGATCCCAATGGAAAG CAGCAAGCGGCTTCCTGCTAAGGCTAAGAGGTCTCCCGTGGGGAACTGGCTCTCCTTTTTTCACTTGGGCAAGTCTCACTCTGTGTCCAAACGTAAATTGAAGCGACACCCCAGTGAACCCAATGAGATCAAGAGCATAGCACTGCCAG GGGGACGGGGCGATAGCGGCACATTGCGCTCGACCAAAAGCGAAGAATCTCTCACCTCTTTGCAAAATTTACAAG GGGAACCTCCGACTTACCGTCCCCTCAGACCTCGTTCGACTAGTGAGGCCATTTCTGCCATCAGTAGAGACGTCGTACACTACTCCAGAAGTAAAGACGAACGCAGAACCCACGATGTGAATAAGAATCATGATGATGTCAATCGAGTCCGCACTGCAGCATGTGTTGCCTCTCCACATCCAGAGGACGATCTTGACCTTTTCCCGCCAGCTGCAGGCATCTCTACTTTAGACTTTGACCCCATGTCTTTTCAGTGCAGCCCATCATCAGCAACTCCTGTACTGCAACACAGCAAAGATGGAAATAAGTGGAGGAGGAACGTAGGATGTTCCAGTGAATCAGACGCCATCTCCTCTCCAAACAAAAACATCAGCTGCTCACACTCTCCAGATGTCAGCCCAGTTCTCGGTAAAGGTGGGAAGAAGGTGACCTCTAAGCAGCTCTCTCCCAAACTAAGGAAAAAATCTGTTAGATTACAGGCAGATGTTCAGAGTGCATCTGCCTCTCTGCCCACTGTGCCATCTCCCTCTCCCCAAGTGGATAAGTGTGAAGCTTCAGTGGCAGATGGAAAAGAACCCAGAGCATCCTTTCAACACTGCAGCCCACTCAGCACAGCGAGTCAGGCATCAGCCATTACAGAACTCAGTCAATCTGCACAAAACCTGCCTGATCCAG GAACAGATAGACTTATGAGCTCAGTGTCTGTTCTCCCTCCTCACCCTCCCTTGACGAGTGCTGCACGGAAGTTGGCTTTGGCTCTGGCTGAATCTGCCCACAAGGCCAGCAGAGGCTCTCAAAGAAGAAGCAACGCCCCATTGCACCCTCTCCAGAGACAGGAAGCGCCTCATCCTCACGACAGACTGCAACGGCCCTCTGTTCTTGATCTCAAAGTGCACCCACAGGAGTTCTGTGGCCCTCATGTTTCCTCTGTTTCTCAGTGGCAAACTTCAGTGCACAGCCCCTTGGAGACCCACTGCTGCCCTCATCCAGTTCATTTTCTACCTTCGCACCTCTGCTCAGAGTCGCTACAGGTCACTGATGGTCAGGAAAGCGTGTGTAATTTTACCCCTAACGTCAGCCCGCTCGGTTCAGGCAGCTTGGATGAAGGCAGTGCAGAGGGGAGGCACCACAGAGAGGAAAAAGAGCCTGGAAATATCACACAAGAAGAGCACACCTATCAGAGCGTTGGTGTTTCAACACCTTCTCAGCCTATCTGCTCAGCTCAGAGCCCATCGACTTCTCCTATATATGccaacacagactctgtggaTGTTTTTAATTTTCGTGCTGTTCTCGCTGAGTCTTCGATGCCTTCCTCCATTGAGGAGGTTTTTCCACGTCCATTACAGACCTGCGTGGCTCATAACTACAGCCCAGGAGAGGACGGACCTCTAGGCATGGCTGAGAATGTCTACAGTaatcgtcatcatcatcaccgGTCAATTAATGCAGGACGACTGCCTGCATCTCACTGCCCTCGGCCCAACGCTCTGCCACTTCACCTCTCTGGGCCTAAAGGCTTGTACAGGCAGTCCTCTGAGAGCCGCTACAACTCTTTAGGATTAAGGCCCCCTTTGTCACCTCAGTACAAACGTTACCATAAAGATGAGCACCTTATCAGTCACTTTCACAGGCAACAAGGGCAGTGGGAGAGGTCAGAAGACAGAGTGGTCGGGCATCCGGCTATCCGGAGGGCTCGCTCCTTCCATGCTCCCCAAATTAGCCACTACGAGCTGGCAGAGACACAAGTCCAGCCCCCTGACACTATGTTTTATTTCGAGCAAAAAACAAGGCAGGAGGCACCCTATCAAAGGCTGATTCAAACTGGCCTTCAACCTGTACGGCAACATTTTGAGAACACACGTGCTGAATACAACTACAGCCCTTATTCAGATATGAATCCAGTAGATGGCTCACGTTATTTTGTAGATCCTTGCCGCCAAAGTGGTATCCATCGTAGTCAGTCTTACACCATCCGTTCCACAAGAGAAAGAGGACAATCAGATTACTACAACTATTCTCCACACCGTGCCCCTCCTGTGAACAGAGAGCTTTATGTAGAGAGCAGAGACACTGTTGTTTACGAAGCTAGGGATGCAGGAGTTTTTGAAAGAGTCGTATATCAACCAGTCAAGCAGGAAAATAAAtccagacacaaaaacacatgtcAGGCTGTGTCTCCCTGCGAGAGTCCAGTGTCGCCAACTGACTCAAGAAGCAGGGACATAATGCACACAAGAAGCAAGTCAGACCCTGGAAATGCCAAACTCCTCTCAGCTGGCAAAACAGAAATCCAAAATGTAGTAGTTACATCCCCAACCTCTGCAAGGTCCCAACAGGCAGACCTTGAGGTCACCAGGCTGCACTGCGCTCACCGCTCCGGTGCAGACTCAGGGCCAACTAGGAGGATTCGGATCAAAGAGGGCTCCTCGCGGCAGCCACCGCTTCGCAAAGTCCCCTCACTCCCAGAGCGAACCTGCCCAAAATTTAAGAACATCGAGCACAATGACAGAAGCCATAGACGAGGTCACGACCAGGATCGATTAATGATGACCAACGCTGCCGACAGCTACTCCGGTGTTGTGAAACCCAGCATTCTCAGGAGACCTGGGCGGTCACAGAGCACCAGAGAACATCGTCACTACTATCATCATAACACCAAATCCCCTCAGGATCCTGAACATCTGGAATCCTTTTCCACTCAGCCAAACAGAAGAACCCAGAGCACTAAAGTCAGGCCCACACAACATGACCACATGGAGGGGTATTACGCAGCACCCAGACCTAAACCCACAATATCCAGTAAAGCTGTGGCAGGATATTTACCGGGCCAGAGCTGCATGTCTCCCCGCGGCCAGAGACTGTTGTCCAAGGCTCTAGGCCATGAGGCTTTTTATCATGCTGCACTGAGATCAGAGGCTGGGGTCTACGAGTGA